Within the Sulfurospirillum barnesii SES-3 genome, the region AAATTCTGCCATTGTGCTTGATGTGGGTATGAGTTTTCCTAGTGAAGATATGCATGGTGTTGATATTTTGGTACCAGATTTTAGCTATTTGAGACAAATTAAGAAAAAAATTGCTGGAATTATTATTTCACATGCCCATGAAGATCATATTGGAGCCATTCCGTATTTATTTAAAGAGATGCAGTTTCCACTCTATGCGACACCTCTTCCTTTAGGGATGATTTCCAATAAGTTTGATGAGCATGGATTAAAAAATCATAAAAAGTATTTTAGACCTGTTGAAAAACGTAAAATTTACAAGATTGGTGAATTTGAAATAGAATGGATTCATATTACCCACTCTATCATTGATGCATCTTCTCTTGCAATTACCACAGAAGCTGGCACGATTATACATACAGGCGATTTTAAGATAGATCATACCCCTATTGATGGATACGTAACCGATCTAAATCGTTTTTCAGATTATGGTGAAAAAGGTGTTTTATGTTTAATGAGTGACAGTACCAACTCGTATAAAGAGGGGATTACACGTTCAGAAAGTACCGTTGGAAAGACGTTTGATTCTATTTTTTCCAAAGCAAAAGGCCGTGTAATTATGTCTACATTCTCATCGAACATTCATAGGGTGTACCAAGCGATTGATTATGGATTAAAATACGGAAGAAAAGTAAGTGTTATTGGGCGTTCAATGGAGCGTAACCTTTTTACAGCGATTGATTTAGGGTATATTAAACTCGATAAAAGTATCTTTATTGATCCACATGAAGTGAATAAACATCCTGATAAAGATGTTTTGATTGTCACAACGGGAAGTCAAGGTGAGACGATGAGTGCGCTTTATAGAATGGCAACCGATGAGCATCGTCATGTCAAAATTAAGCCAACGGATCAGATTATTATCTCAGCCAAAGCCATTCCTGGGAATGAAGGCAGTGTTTCAAAAGTGTTAAACTTTTTACTTAAAAGTGGTGCCAATGTGGCGTACCAAGATTTTAGTGAAATTCACGTCAGCGGTCATGCGGCACAAGAGGAACAAAAGCTTATTTTACGACTAACTAAGCCTAAATTTTTCCTTCCAGTACATGGTGAATATAATCACATCACAAAGCATAAAGAGACTGCAATGCAATGTGGAATTCCTGAGCGAAATATCTATTTGATGAGCGATGGCGATCAAGTAGAGTTATGTTCAAAATACATGAAAAAAATCAAAACAATTAAAACAGGTAAAGTGTTTATTGATAATCAAATCAATCAACAAATTGCAGATGATGTCGTTATTGACCGCCAAAAACTTGCAGATTCAGGTTTGGTTATGTTAGTAATTCAGTTAGATAAAAGTGAGCATAAACTTATCGCAAAACCAAAAATCATTAGTTATGGGCTTGTCTCTGATAGTGAAGACAAAGCGTTTTCTGTTGAAATGGAAGGGGTCATTGATCAATTTATTGTCAATGCAAAAGCTGAATTATTAGAGAACTCACGTGCATTGGAAAATGAGTTACGTCAAGTTGTTCGTAAGCATATTTATCGCCAAATGAAAAAATATCCAACGATTGTACCCACAATTTTCATGATGTAATAAGGCTGGAGATGGAAGATTTTAAAGCAATTGCAAAAGAGGTTTTGGCGTTAGAAGCGCAAGAGCTTTTAAACGCTGCAACGTACATCGGAGATGAGATAAATGAAGCAACACATCTTATTGCTAACCTAAAAGGGAAGTTAATTATTACAGGTGTAGGGAAGAGTGGTCTCATCGGAGCAAAGATTGCAGCAACCCTTGCTAGCACAGGGACGAGCAGTTTCTTTTTGCATCCAACCGAAGCACTGCATGGCGATTTGGGTATGATTGGGAAAGAAGATGCCGTGTTAGCGATTAGTTACAGTGGAGAGAGTGAAGAGCTCATTAAAATTTTACCGCATGTGAAGCGTTTTAATATCCCTCTCATTGGTATGGCACGCACGAAAGAGTCTTCATTGGGGCATTACAGTGATATTTTTATCCCTTTACATGTAACGAAGGAAGCGTGCCCTCTTGATGCAGCACCCACTTGTTCAACAACACTCACATTAGCTCTTGGAGATGCGTTAGCTGTTTGCTTAATGAAGAAGAAAAATTTTCAAAAAGAGGATTTTGCTTCGTTTCATCCTGGCGGGAGTTTAGGAAAAAGACTCTTTATTAAAATTTCTGATTTGATGCTCAAAGAGGGCTTACCTCTTGTACGTCAAGAAACAAAACTTAAAGATGCCATTGTAAAGATGAGTGAGGGACGTCTAGGAAATGTTTTGATTATCGATGAGCAAAATCGGCTAAGTGCGATTTTAAGTGATGGTGATTTACGCAGGGCTTTAATGCGTGATGATTTTAGTATGGAGAAGCATGCGTATGAATACGCAACCAAAACCCCAAAGACATTAGCGGATGAGACGTTATTAGCCAGTGATGCATTAGCGTTTATTGAAAAACACAAAATACAACTTTTAGCCATTACAAACAGTGATGGCGTACTTAAAGGGGTATTACATATCCACCATTTAGTGGAAGCAGGAATAAAATAGATGGAATTAATGAGATTAAATAAAATGATTTCGCATAACACGCACTATTCAAGGCGTGAGGCGGATGAGCTCATCAAAGCAGGTCATGTGAAAGTTGATGGCAACGTTGTGCAAGACCTAGCTATTCAGGTGAGTTTTAAAAATAAGATTGAGCTGGGTGGCAAGGCATTGTTTGAAAAGCATGGCTATTCGGTCATTGTTTATCACAAACAAAAAGGTGAGTTAGTGAGTAAAAAGGATGACCGTGGTCGTAAAACGATTTACGATACACTTCCTTCAAAATTTGCGCACTACTTGAGTGTGGGACGATTGGATTTTGCTAGTGAGGGGTTATTGTTATTGTGTGATTCCCCTTCGGTTGTTTCAGCATTAATGCATAGTGATTTAGAGCGAGTTTACTATGTCAAAATTAATGGTCAAGTAACTCCTGCAATGGAAAAAGCAATGCAAGAAGGGCTTTCTGTAGCAGATGCCCGTAAAGGTGGGCATGCGAAAAGTGAAATTTATTCAATGGATTTTGCTCCTTTTGTGGGGTACCGTATTATCAAAAATGCACCAACCTTTTCGACCATTAAAGTCGTAATTAATGAGGGGCAAAACAGAGAACTTAGACGCTTCTTTGGTTATTTTGATGTAGAAGTGATGGATCTTAAGCGAGTAAGTTATGGGAAAATTGATTTAGGAATGTTAAAGCCTGGGAAACATCGTTTTTTTACGGGAAGTGAGTACGCAGCTTTGCGTGATTATTTAGAGTATTTGAAGAAAGAACAAGGCAATGATCAATAATTTTGCCCTCTTCTTTCGCCCAAAGACGATTGAAGAGCTTTCAGGTCAAGCGCATTTAAGTGGTGAAAGCAGTCCTTTTCGAAAGCTCCTTAAATCAGGCTCCATGAGCCATTCACTCTTCTTTGGACCTGCAGGAGTTGGTAAAACGACATTGGCTCGTATTGTAGCGCAGGCTTTGCAACTGCCCTTTTATGAGTTAGATGCAACCAGCATTAAGGTTGATGAAATTCGTAAAATTTTGGCTCAACATAGAGGAGCGCTTCAGAAACCACTGCTATTTATCGATGAAATTCATCGCCTTTCAAAAACACAGCAAGAAGTCTTGTTATTGCCTATGGAGAATCATGAAGCGATTGTGATTGGTGCATCCACCGAAAATCCCTATTTTGTTCTAAGCTCTGGCATTCGTTCACGGATGATGCTTTTTGAGTTTTATCCACTTGAAAGAGCGGATATGGAGGCAATTCTTAGTCGGGTCCATGATAAAATTGACTTTATGATAGATGATGATGCCCATTCTTACCTGATAAGTTCAAGTGCTGGAGACAGTAGGTCTTTGTTGAATTTACTTGAGTTTGCACTTAAAGTGGATTTACATGTAACGTTAGAAACACTCAAAGCCTTGCGACCAAGTGCCTTAAAAGATGGGGTGAGCTCTGATAATACACATTATAATTTAATCAGTGCGATGATTAAAAGTGTACGTGGAAGTGATGTGAATGCAGCACTTTACTATCTTGCACGTTTGATTGACGGGGGAGAGAGTCCTGATTTTATAGCCAGACGTTTGGTTGTTTTAGCCAGTGAAGATATTGGCAATGCCAATCCAAATGCGCTTAATCTTGCTAGCAGTACACTTTTAAGCGTGAGTAAGATAGGTTATCCCGAAGCACGTATTATACTTTCTCAGTGTCTCATATATCTTGCCTGCTGTCCTAAATCTAACAGTGCGTATAACGCCATTAACAATGCGTTAGCGTATGTGAAAAATGAAAAAGCATTCAATGTCCCTGAGCATCTTAAAAGCCCCTCCCCTAAAGGCTATCTCTATCCGCATGATTTTGGCGGTTGGGTTGAGCAAGAGTATTTGGAGAAACCCCTTCATTTTTATGATAATGTGTCGATAGGGTTTGAGAAAACCATGGCAGAATGGTTGGAAAAAATTAAAAACAAAAACAAGACATCAACACACAAATAAGGCACTATTCATGGACATTAGCACGGCTTCTTTGCTCGCCAATCAGATTCAAACACTTGATCCTAAAAAGGCAACCAAAGAGGGTATAACTAAAGTTCTTCAAGAACATGCCTCTGAACTTCCATTTTCACCATCAAATACGCAAACAAAAAGCGCACCCAGTAGTGCAGGTGAGGTGATGAGTACATTGTTAGGTGTTGCTGTTAGCGAAGTAAAATCTAAAAGTGCTATTTTTGAAATACTCAAAAGCCATCCTTTGTTTAAAAATATGGGAAATTTTGCTGAGGATATTAAAAATCTTCCTTCTTTAATTAAAGCAGATGCAGCCACAACAAAGCCACTTGCACTTTTAGAGATATTTTCCAAAAACATTCAAACAGCTGATGCTAAAACAATACAACAGCAAGTCCAGCATTCAGGCATATTTTTTGAGTCTAAATTGGCGCAAGAGGTGACACAAAAGGGAGTTTTAGTATCAGCAAAAGAGCTTTTTACACAAGTGCAAACCCATCTCAAAGAGACCCATATTAATCCCACAAGCCTTAGAGACATAACCACAACATTGGAGCAATTAAGTTCAGCCTCATCTTTCTCGACAAAAGAGGCACAAGAAGGGTTAAAGCGTTTACTTGAGCTGTTTAGGAGCAGCGTGAAGCAAGAACTTGCATCTTCTCCTGTGGGTCTATTTAAAGAGGCATATGCCAATGTTCAAAAAATAGAATATGCCATCAAACAGATGGATTTAATCAATTCAAAAGTAGAAAATTATCCACCTTCAATGCAAGTAGAGCAGCATTTTAGTACGCAAGTCAAAGTGATTTTAGAATTATTGAAAGAGCAGTTGCCTGCATTACAGCTAAAAGAACTGCAACCTCATATCGACCAGCTTTTAGCGAAAGAGTCCCTTTTAAAAGGCTCTCTTGAGCCACCAATGACCTTAAACAAAGACGCTTTAGTCCAAGCCACACCAGAGGCGATTACGCAAGCCACGGAAGCTATAGCCCAAGCAAGGACTTCTCAAATCTATTCCTCACCAACCAAGCCTCCTGAAACAGTCGAAGAGGCTCTTAAAATGGTTGCAAATCGCATTAAAGCGCAGATTGAATTGCTTGAGCCTACGAATATTAAGCAAGCTGATTTTGTCGATAAAAGCAAGGTTTTAGAACAAAAAATTCATGAATTTATTAAACCTGAACTTTTTGTGGGAAAAGCCATGGCTCAAAAACTCTCTTTGGATCCTACTGATGTGGAATTGCTAAGCGATATGAAGGGGGTGCTTACCAAACTCAATCACTCACTTTCACTCTCAGGGCAAAATAAAGAAGCCCTTGAGATTACCAATCGCTTGCTTGCCCAAATTGAGTATCATCAGTTAGTCTCTTATGTGAGTAGTTCAACGCACTTGTATATTCCCTTTAGTTGGGATGGGCTTAAAGGTGGCTCCATGATGATGAAAAAGAGCAATGATGAACAATTCCATTGTCAAATTGATTTGGATTTAGAGGTGTATGGCAAGTTAAATATGATGTTAGTCCTCTCTAATGAAAAATACATTGACGTCACAATTGCCACACAGAAAAAGGAGTTTAGTGATAAGCTAACGGAAAATCTTTCACTTTTAAAAAGAGCTTTCAATGAGGTAGGATTAATCACAGGGAGTGTCAAAATGTTAGAATATAAAGATGTTGAACGAGTCAAAAATGACTACTTTCAAGGCGATACACTTGAATTTGGGATTAATATTAGCATATGAGTAACATAGCCCCTAAAACACAAAAAGCGGTTGCGCTTAAATACGACAAAGAAAAACAAGGGGCACCAAAAGTTGTCGCTTCGGGTAAGGGAGAAGTGGCAAATAATATCATTAAGCTTGCACGTGAACATGATATTTTTATCAAAAAAGATGCTGATTTGGTTGAGCTTCTCTCCAAGATTGAAATCAACAAAGAGATTCCGCCCATGCTCTATAAAGCCGTAGCGGAAGTCTTTAGTTTTATCTATAAAATTACCAACGATAAACGCCAATAATCTTTACATGTAAAGATTAAATCCCCCGCAGTTGTAGACTCAAAAGCCCTGCATATTCGTGCAAAGCAATGTAACTTTTATGCAAAGCATGTGCGCTAGGAAGGTAATCCCAACCGTCTTTTGCTCGATGATTGATTTTAAAATTGGTCGCTGCGGGGATGACGTTAAAGCCAAAATACTCATAAAGCTTTGTAGCACGTCTCATATGGTATGCTGAGGTAACAAGGTAAATGGTTGGTTTATTCACTCCTGCTTTTTCAAACGCCATTTTACTAAACTGTGCATTTTGGTAGGTATCAAGACTTTTGTCCTCTACATGTAAAGAAAACTCTTTGCTTGCAAGGTTTTTAGAGCTAGGTGTGGGAATTTCAAGATAGGTTTTAAGCTCTTTAAGGCTCTGTAAAAACGCATCGCTTTCTAAATACGCTTTATACATCCCTCCCCCGCTAAACAAAAGGGGAATGTGATGGGATTTTGCGACCATTAACCCCCACATCATTCGTTTGTAGGCATCACTGCTAAGGGGTAAATTGGCAACACCTTGTGTATGCCCTCCTCCTAAGACAATCACTGCATCGACTGGCATTTCTAGGAGTGCTTGATTAAAGGGCTCTTCTAGGGGGCGCAAGAGCCAATCGGCAACGTATATATTACTCAAAAGATAAAATAAAATGGCATTTGCACAAAAGAAAAGACGAAAACGTCGTGCATAAATGGAGGCGAAAAAGAAAAGAAGAATAAACATACCTGGTGGTAACACCAGATATGTAAAGAGTTTTGAGAGAATGTAGAGGCTACTCATTAGAGCATAATGGCGCTGCGCTCACCCTCTGCAAGTTCACCGATGACATAGCCATCGCTATTTTGTAAGATGGCATCCACATTTTCAGGACTTACCACTAAAATCATGCCCACACCCATGTTAAACGTACGGTGCATTTCACTCTCTTCAACGTATTGGCTCATAAAATCAAAAATTGGAAGAGTTTTGATTTTAGATTTGTAGACACGTGCTTGTAAGCCCTCAGGTAAGACACGAGGTAAGTTTTCGACAATACCACCACCTGTAATGTGCGCTAAAGCGTTAATGTTCTCTTTAAGCGCTTTAAACAGCTTCACGTAGATGCGTGTGGGTGTTAAAAGGGTTTCGATGAGGGGTTTCCCGTTAAATTCGGTTTCGAAGGTGTAGCCTAATTTATCAAAAAAGATTTTACGTACCAGTGAAAAACCATTGGAATGGACACCTGAACTTGGAAGTGCTATGAGAACATCACCTGCTTTGACGTGGGGAAGACGGTTCATTTCATCCTTCTCAGCAATACCAACAGCAAAACCCGCAAGATCAAAATCTTTACCGTGGTACATGCCTGGCATTTCAGCAGTTTCGCCACCAATCAATGAACATTCTGCTTGAATACAGCCCTCAGCGATACCTTTAACGATATTCACAGAAGCGTCAATCTCAAGTTTGCTCATCGCATAATAATCCAAAAAGAAAAGCGGTGTTCCAAAGTTACAAATCAAATCATTGGCGCACATTGCCACCAAATCAATACCAACGGTATCGTAAATACCTGAATCAATCGCCAGTTTAAGTTTTGTGCCAACACCATCGGTTGCGCCTAAAATGACAGGTTTTTTATACCCCTCTGGTAGCTCATACGCACCTGCAAATGAACCAATGCCTCCAATGACATTTTTATCAAAGGTAGATTTTACAAGGGGTTTAATATTTTCGACAAATTGGTTTCCTGCGTCTATATCGACACCAGCGTCTTTGTAGCTGACTGTACTCATGCATAAGCCTTTAGAGGGATTGTTTAATAGATTTTAACAAAAGTATGTTAAAATCGTTATAAAATACAACGTAAGGCAGTCTGATTACTATGGCATATGAACACGCAATTGTCCTTACGGGCAGTATTGGAACGGGTAAAAGTACCGTCTCGACATTGTTGCAAAATCATGGTTTTGATGTAATTGATGCGGACACTATTTCAAAAGAGATTTTACCTTTACATGTAAACGAGGTAAGAGAACTTTTTGGCGAGGGTGTCATTGTTGATGAAACTATCGATAGAAAAGCATTGGGTGCGATTATTTTTAACGATAAAAACGAGCGAGAGAAGCTAAATGCCTTAATGCGCCCTCTCATTCGTGAAGAGATTTTAAAGCGCTCTGAAGTGCTTGAGCAAAAAGGGAAGCCTTACATCATTGACATTCCGCTCTATTATGAGAGTGAGGGGTATGATTGTAAATTGGTGGTGGTGGTGTATGCGCCCGTTGAAGTACAACGCAAGCGTTTAATGCAGAGGGAAAATTTTACTAAAGAAGAGGCTCAAAAACGTATCGATGCACAAATTAGCATTGAAGAGAAGAAAATCTTAGCCGATTTTCTCATTAATAACTCGTTTGACAGAGCATTTTTACAGAGCGAGATTGAAAAATTTATACACTATGTACGGGGAAGATATGCAAATTGCAAAATATAATGCCAGTGGAAACGACTTTGTCATTTTTCACACTTTTTATGAGTTAGATAGAAGCAAACTCGCTCAAGAGTTATGCCACAGGCAAAAAGGTGTGGGTGCAGATGGTCTCATTGTATTGCTTCCACAGGGCGAATACGATTTTAAATGGCAATTTTATAACAGTGATGGCTCTGTTGCTTCCATGTGTGGAAATGGCACAAGAGCCTGTGCGCATTACGCCTATACGCAAGGATTAGCACCAAAACAGATGCGTTTTTTAACAGGAGCAGGCGTCATTCAATCCGAAGTCATAGGAAGTGTTGTGGAGACAGAATTGACCACACCTAAGGTGCTAAGTGAATCCTTTGAAGAAAATGGGCTAACCTGGCATTTTTGTGATACAGGTGTGCCTCATTTGGTCACCTTTGTGGAGGATGTTGCTTTGTTTGATAAAATGATTGCACGTCAAATGCGTTACAAATACAATGCAAATGTCAATTACGCCATGCTCGAAGAAAATGCTTTACATGTAAGAACGTATGAACGGGGTGTTGAGGATGAAACCTTAGCCTGCGGCACAGGTATGGCAGCATGTTTTTACAGTGCGTATCGACAAAAGCGTGTGGGGCAAAATGCGAAGGTATATCCAAGGAGTGGCGAAGAGCTTTTTATGCGCATAGAAGATCAAACACTTTTCTTTAAAGGAGCGGTGCAGAAGGTCTTTGAAACGGTGTGGGAACACTAACTTCGTGAGGTTCTTCTCTACATTACTTATCGCCTCTTGTGTATTTTGTGCAAGCCATATATACGCAGGAGGTTTTTCTACAGAATATTATCAAATAGAAGACAGCACACAACAAAAAGAGGAATTTATTCGCCAAATGAAAAGTTTGGTAGATAAAGGCAATGATGATATTCGTAAAGATCGAGAGTTTATACGAGACTTTTTTGCCAAAGCAATGCCTGATGCATTTCGTGGACTAAATTATAAAAATGTGGGGTATTTGATTTCGCTTAGAAATAAATACGGTGTTGAAAATTTATTTGATAGAGATGAGTATTATAAGCGTATTGATGTTATCCCTACTTCTTTAGCCCTTGCTCAAGCCGCACTTGAAAGTGGATGGGGGAAGAGTAGGTTTGCACGAGAAGCCAATAACCTTTTTGGTCACTGGACCTATTCGGGTGTGGGATTAATGCCACAAAATAGGGCCATTGGTAAAACACATATGATTCGTATCTTTGGAACGCTTCAAAAATCAGTCAATTCGTATATGTTGAATCTTAATACCAATGAAGCATATAGCCTTTTTAGAGAAAAACGCTACAAAGCACGTGAGAGTGATAAAAAATTTGGTGGAATGGAAGCCGCTTCAACGATGATTAATTATTCTGAACGGAAAGAAGAGTATATTAAAATGCTAAAAGAGATGATTATTCAAAACAATCTTCTTCTTTACGATACATAAATTAAAGGTTTGCTTCTTTCATGAGTTCTGCTTGATAGTGTGCAATAATCGGATCAATGAGCTCATCATAAAGTCCACCTTCCATAATCGCATCCAAACGGTACAGTGTTAACCCTACCCTATGATCTGTCATCCGATTTTGTGGATAATTATAGGTACGAATACGAGCACTTCTATCCCCTGAGCCCACTTGTTGTTTTCGTGCTTCACTCTCTTTGGCATTACGTTCTTGCATTTGCATATCGTAGAGTTTTGCTTTGAGAATTTTCATTGCGGCATCTTTATTTTTATGCTGTGATTTTCCATCTTGATTCACAACAACAATACCTGAAGGTAAGTGGGTAATACGTACAGCACTATCGGTGGTATTGACCGATTGTCCACCGTTTCCAGAAGAGCGCATTACATCAATTTTTAAATCTTTTTCTGCAATGTCAATTTCAACATCATCGACTTCTGGCATAACAGCAACCGTAACGGCTGAGGTATGTACTCTGCCTTGCGATTCTGTTAAAGGAACACGTTGTACACGGTGAACACCACCTTCATATTTCAGGCGTGAAAAAGCCCCCTGCCCTTTAATTAAAGCAATAACCTCTTTGTACCCATTTAAAACACCTTCGCTTAAAGAGACAACCTCAACTTTCCATCCACGGTTTTCTGCATAACGTAAATAGGATTTAAAAAGATCCGCTGCAAAGATAGCTGCTTCATCACCACCTGTGCCCGCACGAATTTCTAAAAAGATATTGCGATCATCGTTGGGGTCTGTCGGTAAGAGAAGCAGTTTTATCTCTTCTTCGAGTGTTTCTTTGTGTGGTTCAAGCGTTTTAAGCTCTTCTTTTGCAAGTTCACCTAACTCTTCATCATCTAAGAGAAGTTTATTTTCTTCAATTTGTTCTAATGTAGAGAGATATTCAAGTGTTTTATCTTTAATGGCTTCTAAATTGGACTGTTCTTTAGAAAGCGCTGTCATTTTTTTAATATCGTTGGTAATATTAGGATCACTAAGCAGTGATGTCAATTCATTGTAACGATCTAAAAATGGGAGAAGTTTTTCTTTTAACATAAAAGGAGACTAAAAAGGAGGATGTTGCCGCAAATTATGCAGCAACAGTACCTAGTGTATTAACAAGTTGTGCCAATCTACTTACACGGCGTGCAGCAGTATTTTTAGGTAAAATACCCTTTGTTGAGTAAGAGTGGAAACTTTTATTGACATTTTTTAACGCAAGAGTAGC harbors:
- the prfA gene encoding peptide chain release factor 1, translated to MLKEKLLPFLDRYNELTSLLSDPNITNDIKKMTALSKEQSNLEAIKDKTLEYLSTLEQIEENKLLLDDEELGELAKEELKTLEPHKETLEEEIKLLLLPTDPNDDRNIFLEIRAGTGGDEAAIFAADLFKSYLRYAENRGWKVEVVSLSEGVLNGYKEVIALIKGQGAFSRLKYEGGVHRVQRVPLTESQGRVHTSAVTVAVMPEVDDVEIDIAEKDLKIDVMRSSGNGGQSVNTTDSAVRITHLPSGIVVVNQDGKSQHKNKDAAMKILKAKLYDMQMQERNAKESEARKQQVGSGDRSARIRTYNYPQNRMTDHRVGLTLYRLDAIMEGGLYDELIDPIIAHYQAELMKEANL
- the rpsT gene encoding 30S ribosomal protein S20 — translated: MANHKSAEKRIRQTKKRTERNRFYKTRIKNLTKAVKEAVEAGDQVAATLALKNVNKSFHSYSTKGILPKNTAARRVSRLAQLVNTLGTVAA
- a CDS encoding glucosaminidase domain-containing protein, with the protein product MKSLVDKGNDDIRKDREFIRDFFAKAMPDAFRGLNYKNVGYLISLRNKYGVENLFDRDEYYKRIDVIPTSLALAQAALESGWGKSRFAREANNLFGHWTYSGVGLMPQNRAIGKTHMIRIFGTLQKSVNSYMLNLNTNEAYSLFREKRYKARESDKKFGGMEAASTMINYSERKEEYIKMLKEMIIQNNLLLYDT